The following are encoded in a window of Amycolatopsis lexingtonensis genomic DNA:
- a CDS encoding MmcQ/YjbR family DNA-binding protein: MNIQAVVAYCLAKPGAQETYPFGDHVLVAKVGGKGFAFIGQDEPGSVGVKCGATKEEAAELRARHPDAVTVMDYLGRYGWNRVQLGAGVPEAELEELIDASYDSVVTRLPKAKRP; encoded by the coding sequence GTGAACATCCAAGCCGTCGTCGCGTACTGCCTCGCGAAGCCGGGCGCGCAGGAGACCTACCCCTTCGGCGATCACGTGCTCGTCGCCAAGGTCGGCGGCAAGGGCTTCGCGTTCATCGGGCAGGACGAACCCGGCAGCGTCGGCGTGAAATGTGGTGCCACGAAAGAAGAAGCGGCCGAGCTGCGCGCCCGCCACCCGGATGCGGTGACGGTGATGGACTACCTCGGCCGCTACGGCTGGAACCGTGTTCAACTCGGCGCCGGGGTTCCGGAAGCCGAGCTGGAAGAGCTGATCGACGCGTCCTACGACTCCGTCGTCACGCGGCTGCCGAAGGCGAAACGGCCCTAG
- a CDS encoding type II toxin-antitoxin system VapB family antitoxin, which yields MAMNIKDAEAERLAAEVAELTGDTKTGAVREALRLRRDELVARRSSDRDGAAFVRFLEEEIWPQVSAENRGKPIGKAEREEILGYGPGGV from the coding sequence ATGGCGATGAACATCAAGGACGCGGAGGCTGAGCGTCTGGCGGCGGAAGTCGCGGAGTTGACGGGGGACACCAAGACCGGTGCCGTCCGGGAGGCTCTGCGGTTGCGGCGTGACGAGCTGGTGGCGCGGCGGAGTTCCGATCGTGACGGTGCGGCGTTCGTCCGGTTCCTGGAGGAGGAGATCTGGCCTCAGGTCTCCGCCGAGAACCGTGGAAAGCCGATCGGCAAAGCGGAGCGCGAAGAAATTCTCGGATACGGACCGGGTGGCGTGTGA
- a CDS encoding VOC family protein codes for MPRPVHFEIHAGDPERAVAFYTSVFGWKFERWGEAPYWVISTGEGNGIDGGLLPRQGPAPEASAPVHGFVNTIAVTDLDASLDAVTDAGGTLALPKNPVPGVGWLAYCTDTEGNVFGLLQPDENAPAP; via the coding sequence ATGCCTCGCCCCGTCCACTTCGAGATCCACGCGGGCGACCCCGAGCGCGCGGTGGCCTTCTACACGAGCGTGTTCGGCTGGAAGTTCGAACGCTGGGGCGAAGCCCCGTACTGGGTGATCTCGACCGGCGAGGGAAATGGAATCGACGGCGGGCTCCTGCCCCGGCAAGGCCCGGCACCCGAGGCGTCGGCGCCGGTCCACGGGTTCGTCAACACGATCGCGGTGACCGACCTCGACGCGTCGCTCGATGCGGTCACCGACGCGGGCGGGACGCTGGCCCTGCCGAAGAACCCGGTTCCGGGCGTCGGCTGGCTGGCGTACTGCACGGACACCGAGGGCAACGTCTTCGGCCTGCTCCAACCGGACGAGAACGCCCCGGCGCCCTAG
- the uvrB gene encoding excinuclease ABC subunit UvrB, whose amino-acid sequence MAFATEHPVLAQSDFRPVSEIPRTGGRFEVVSDYQPAGDQPAAIDELERRVKAGEKDIVLLGATGTGKSATTAWLIERVQRPTLVMAPNKTLAAQLANELRELFPHNAVEYFVSYYDYYQPEAYIAQTDTYIEKDSSINDDVERLRHSATMNLLSRRDVIVVASVSCIYGLGTPQSYLDRSSKLEIGMQLDRDVFLRALVDVQYTRNDIAFARGTFRARGDTVEIIPAYEELAIRVEFFGDEVEKLYYLHPLTGDIVKEVDEVRIFPATHYVAGPERMEKAIQGIEKELEERLAELEKQGKLLEAQRLRMRTAYDIEMMRQVGFCSGIENYSRHIDGRGAGSAPATLIDYFPDDFLLVIDESHQTVPQIGGMYEGDMSRKRNLVEYGFRLPSAVDNRPLTWEEFSDRIGQTVYLSATPGPYEMGQAGGEFVEQVIRPTGLVDPKVVVKPTEGQIDDLVHEIRERAEKDERVLVTTLTKKMAEDLTDYLLELGIRVRYLHSEVDTLRRVELLRQLRAGDFDVLVGINLLREGLDLPEVSLVAILDADKEGFLRSGTSLIQTIGRAARNVSGEVHMYADKITDSMQHAIEETDRRREKQVAYNKERGVDPQPLRKKIADILDRVYSEAEDSEQVSVGGSGRNSSRGKKPEQGDRVRSSGMLVDKDVSAMPRAQLADLIQQMTDQMMQAARDLQFELAARLRDEISDLKKELRGMDAAGIK is encoded by the coding sequence GTGGCTTTCGCAACCGAACACCCCGTGCTCGCCCAGTCCGACTTCCGGCCCGTCTCGGAGATCCCGCGGACCGGCGGCCGCTTCGAGGTGGTCAGTGACTACCAGCCCGCCGGTGACCAGCCGGCGGCCATCGACGAGCTCGAACGCCGGGTCAAAGCGGGCGAAAAGGACATCGTCCTGCTGGGCGCCACCGGTACCGGTAAGTCGGCGACCACGGCGTGGCTGATCGAGCGCGTCCAGCGGCCGACACTGGTGATGGCGCCGAACAAGACCCTCGCCGCGCAGCTGGCGAACGAGCTGCGCGAACTGTTCCCGCACAACGCGGTCGAGTACTTCGTCAGCTACTACGACTACTACCAGCCCGAGGCGTACATCGCGCAGACGGACACCTACATCGAGAAGGACTCCTCGATCAACGACGACGTCGAGCGGCTGCGGCACTCGGCGACGATGAACCTGCTGTCGCGGCGGGACGTCATCGTGGTCGCCAGTGTCTCGTGCATCTACGGTCTGGGCACGCCGCAGTCGTACCTCGACCGGTCGTCCAAGCTCGAGATCGGCATGCAGCTGGACCGGGACGTCTTCCTCCGCGCGCTGGTGGACGTGCAATACACGCGCAACGACATCGCGTTCGCGCGCGGCACGTTCCGCGCGCGGGGCGACACGGTCGAGATCATCCCGGCGTACGAGGAGCTGGCGATCCGCGTCGAGTTCTTCGGCGACGAGGTCGAGAAGCTCTACTACCTGCACCCGCTGACCGGTGACATCGTCAAGGAGGTCGACGAGGTCCGGATCTTCCCCGCGACGCACTACGTGGCGGGTCCGGAGCGGATGGAAAAGGCGATCCAGGGCATCGAGAAGGAGCTCGAAGAACGTCTGGCGGAGCTGGAGAAGCAGGGCAAGCTGCTGGAAGCGCAGCGGCTGCGGATGCGCACGGCCTACGACATCGAGATGATGCGCCAGGTCGGGTTCTGCTCCGGCATCGAGAACTACTCGCGCCACATCGACGGCCGCGGCGCCGGGTCGGCGCCGGCGACGCTGATCGACTACTTCCCGGACGACTTCCTGCTGGTGATCGACGAGTCGCACCAGACGGTCCCGCAGATCGGCGGCATGTACGAAGGCGACATGTCCCGGAAGCGGAACCTGGTGGAGTACGGCTTCCGCCTGCCGAGCGCGGTCGACAACCGGCCGCTGACCTGGGAGGAGTTCTCCGACCGGATCGGCCAGACGGTGTACCTGTCGGCGACGCCGGGGCCGTACGAGATGGGCCAGGCCGGCGGCGAGTTCGTCGAGCAGGTCATCCGGCCGACGGGCCTGGTCGACCCGAAGGTGGTCGTCAAGCCGACCGAGGGCCAGATCGACGACCTGGTGCACGAGATCCGCGAGCGGGCGGAGAAGGACGAGCGCGTCCTGGTCACCACGCTGACGAAGAAGATGGCCGAGGACCTGACGGACTACCTGCTGGAGCTGGGCATCCGGGTGCGCTACCTGCACTCGGAGGTCGACACGCTGCGGCGCGTCGAGCTGCTGCGGCAGCTGCGGGCGGGCGACTTCGACGTCCTGGTCGGCATCAACCTGCTGCGCGAGGGGCTCGACCTGCCCGAGGTGTCGCTGGTGGCGATCCTCGACGCGGACAAGGAAGGCTTCCTCCGCAGCGGGACGTCGCTGATCCAGACGATCGGGCGCGCGGCACGAAACGTCTCGGGCGAAGTCCACATGTACGCGGACAAGATCACCGACTCGATGCAGCACGCGATCGAGGAGACGGACCGCCGCCGCGAGAAGCAGGTCGCGTACAACAAGGAGCGCGGGGTCGACCCGCAGCCGCTGCGGAAGAAGATCGCGGACATCCTCGACCGCGTGTACAGCGAGGCCGAGGACAGCGAGCAGGTCTCGGTGGGCGGCTCGGGCCGCAACTCTTCGCGCGGCAAGAAGCCCGAGCAGGGCGACCGGGTGCGCAGCTCGGGGATGCTGGTGGACAAGGACGTCTCGGCGATGCCGCGCGCCCAGCTCGCGGACCTGATCCAGCAGATGACCGACCAGATGATGCAGGCGGCCCGCGACCTCCAGTTCGAGCTGGCGGCCCGGCTGCGCGACGAGATCTCCGACCTGAAGAAGGAGCTGAGGGGCATGGACGCGGCCGGCATCAAGTAG
- a CDS encoding type II toxin-antitoxin system VapC family toxin, producing the protein MILDSSAVIATIMGEPMARALGNAIGAAPACRIGAPTLVETTLVLVHKEGPHGKALLADFLQQRRFDVISFGDAHWRAAQMAFVRFGKGRHPAGLNFGDCLTYATAFVAGEPLLCVGDDFPQTDLELVKLEL; encoded by the coding sequence GTGATCCTCGACAGCTCCGCCGTCATCGCGACGATCATGGGTGAGCCGATGGCGCGGGCGCTGGGAAACGCGATCGGCGCCGCGCCGGCGTGCCGCATCGGCGCGCCCACCCTCGTCGAGACCACCTTGGTCTTGGTGCACAAGGAAGGCCCGCACGGGAAGGCGTTGCTGGCCGACTTCCTGCAGCAGCGGCGGTTCGACGTGATCTCTTTCGGCGATGCGCACTGGCGCGCGGCGCAGATGGCGTTCGTGCGCTTCGGCAAAGGACGGCACCCGGCCGGGCTGAACTTCGGCGACTGCCTCACCTACGCCACCGCGTTCGTCGCGGGTGAACCGCTGCTGTGCGTCGGCGACGACTTCCCCCAGACCGACCTCGAGCTGGTGAAGCTGGAGCTGTGA